From a region of the Triticum aestivum cultivar Chinese Spring chromosome 7D, IWGSC CS RefSeq v2.1, whole genome shotgun sequence genome:
- the LOC123166071 gene encoding leucine-rich repeat receptor-like protein kinase TDR, which translates to MQSQDRPTMAIITTARSLFSTPLSLSSTTTSSSSFRASHHDVHAPVRHRHYLSFLHFTIASPPHTADTSTTMAAQVPFHGLLLLLPLLTITAASSAPLPLLALLSLKSSLNDPAGALSPWTYAAAASAGATRSLSPPWCAWPGVVCDAATGDVVGVDLSRRNLSGTVSPTAAALLAPTLASLNLSWNAFTGELPPAVFLLRRLVKLDISHNFFNSTFPDGIARLGSLAVLNAYSNCFVGQLPRGIGELQNLEHLNLGGSFFNGSIPVEVGQLRQLRFLHLAGNALSGRLPRQLGELKLLEHLEIGYNGYNGGIPAEFSGLTQLQYLDIAAANVSAPLPPELGGLARLESLFLFKNRLAGAIPPLWSRLRVLQVLDLSDNHLAGAIPAGLGELANLTTLNLMSNFLSGTIPATIGELPNLEVLQLWNNSLVGRLPESLGTSGRLARLDVSTNSLSGPIPSGLCTGHRLLRLILFANRFDSAIPASLANCSSLWRVRLESNRLSGTIPSGFGAVQNLTYMDLSSNELTGGIPADLVISPRLEYLNVSGNPIGGTLPSNTWRAPKLQVLAASKCALDGEIPPFGTSGCANLYRLELAWNELSGAVPGDIGSCKRLVSLRLQHNNLRGEIPAVLAALPSVTEVDLSWNALTGSIPPGVANCTTLETFDVSFNHLAPLGTPSGSPNPGEGGSARHTAAMWVSAVAVAFAGMVVLALTARWLQCLEDDSVAASSGGAGGARPNVVVGPWRMTAFQRLSFTADDVARCVEGSDGIVGAGSSGTVYRAKMPNGEVIAVKKLWQAPAQKETAADHAAKQMDTQDGGDGNERVLAEVEMLGHLRHRNIVRLLGVCTNGETTMLLYEYMPNGSLDELLHGATAGKTPKARPEWDARYRIAVGVAQGVSYLHHDCLPAVAHRDLKPSNILLDADMEARVADFGVAKALQDAVPMSVVAGSFGYIAPEYTYTLRVDEKSDVYSYGVVLLEILTGRKSVEAEYGEGSNIVDWVRSKVAGGGGGLRDVMEHISSNSEAAREEMALVLRVALLCTSRCPQDRPSMRDVLSMLQEARPKPSRKPAAKKLVP; encoded by the exons ATGCAAAGCCAGGACCGCCCGACCATGGCCATCATCACCACCGCGCGCTCTCTCTTCTCCACTCCACTCTCCCtgtcctccaccaccacctcctcctcctccttccgagCCTCTCATCATGATGTGCATGCACCAGTGCGACACCGCCATTACCTTTCCTTCCTCCATTTTACCATCGCCTCCCCTCCTCACACCGCCGACACCTCCACCACCATGGCCGCACAGGTCCCCTTCCATGGCCTCCTGCTTCTGCTTCCCCTCCTCACCATCACCGCCGCGTCGTCCGCGCCGCTCCCGCTGCTCGCTCTTCTCTCTCTCAAGTCCTCCCTGAACGACCCGGCCGGCGCGCTCAGTCCATGGACTTACGCCGCGGCGGCCTCCGCAGGCGCCACCCGGTCGCTCTCCCCTCCGTGGTGCGCATGGCCTGGTGTCGTGTGTGACGCGGCCACCGGCGACGTCGTCGGGGTCGATCTGTCTCGCCGCAACCTATCCGGCACCGTCTCCCCCACGGCCGCCGCGCTGCTCGCGCCGACGCTGGCTTCGCTCAACCTCAGCTGGAACGCCTTCACGGGGGAGCTCCCGCCGGCGGTGTTCTTGCTCCGTCGTCTTGTGAAGCTTGACATCAGCCACAACTTCTTCAACTCCACCTTCCCCGACGGCATTGCCAGGCTCGGCTCCCTCGCCGTCCTCAACGCCTACAGCAACTGCTTCGTGGGCCAGCTTCCCCGCGGCATCGGGGAGCTCCAGAATCTCGAGCACCTCAACCTCGGGGGCAGTTTCTTCAATGGGAGCATTCCGGTCGAGGTTGGGCAGCTTCGGCAGCTACGCTTCCTGCATCTCGCCGGGAACGCCCTCTCGGGGCGGCTGCCGAGGCAGCTCGGCGAGCTCAAGCTGCTCGAACACCTTGAGATCGGGTATAATGGCTACAATGGTGGCATACCAGCGGAGTTCAGTGGGCTAACGCAGCTCCAGTACCTCGACATCGCCGCGGCAAATGTGTCCGCCCCGCTTCCGCCGGAGCTTGGCGGGCTCGCGCGGCTCGAATCTCTGTTTCTATTCAAGAACAGGCTAGCCGGCGCGATACCGCCGCTGTGGTCGCGCCTCCGAGTGCTGCAGGTTCTTGACCTGTCGGATAACCACCTTGCCGGAGCTATCCCCGCCGGTCTGGGCGAGCTCGCGAATCTCACGACGCTGAACCTCATGAGCAACTTCCTCTCCGGCACGATCCCGGCGACGATCGGTGAGCTTCCCAACCTCGAGGTGCTGCAACTGTGGAACAACTCACTCGTCGGGAGGCTGCCGGAGTCGCTCGGTACGAGCGGGCGGCTCGCTCGCCTGGACGTGTCGACCAACTCCCTCTCCGGCCCGATCCCGTCGGGACTCTGCACCGGTCACCGTCTCCTCCGCCTCATACTCTTCGCCAACCGATTTGACTCCGCCATCCCGGCGAGCCTCGCCAACTGCTCGTCGCTGTGGCGCGTCCGGCTCGAGTCCAACCGGCTCTCCGGCACGATTCCGTCCGGCTTCGGCGCGGTGCAGAACCTGACGTACATGGACTTGAGCTCCAACGAGCTCACCGGCGGCATCCCGGCTGATCTGGTCATTTCCCCGAGACTAGAGTACCTCAACGTCTCCGGCAACCCGATCGGCGGTACTCTTCCTAGCAATACGTGGCGGGCACCGAAGCTCCAAGTCCTGGCGGCGAGCAAGTGCGCGCTGGACGGCGAAATCCCGCCGTTTGGCACCTCCGGGTGCGCAAACTTGTACAGGCTGGAGCTGGCCTGGAATGAGCTGAGCGGCGCGGTCCCCGGTGACATTGGCAGCTGCAAGCGGCTGGTGAGCTTGAGGCTGCAGCACAACAACCTGCGTGGCGAGATCCCAGCGGTGCTCGCGGCGCTGCCGTCGGTCACCGAGGTGGACCTCTCCTGGAACGCCCTCACCGGCAGCATCCCGCCGGGCGTCGCCAACTGTACTACGCTGGAGACCTTCGACGTGTCTTTCAACCATTTAGCACCGCTTGGGACGCCCTCGGGGTCGCCGAACCCCGGCGAGGGCGGTTCAGCGCGCCACACCGCTGCAATGTGGGTGTCAGCCGTGGCAGTGGCGTTCGCCGGGATGGTGGTGCTGGCGCTCACCGCGCGCTGGCTGCAGTGTCTGGAGGACGACTCGGTGGCGGCGAGCAGCGGCGGAGCGGGAGGGGCACGCCCTAACGTAGTCGTCGGGCCGTGGAGGATGACCGCGTTTCAGAGGCTGAGCTTCACAGCGGACGACGTGGCACGGTGCGTCGAGGGGAGCGACGGCATCGTCGGCGCCGGGTCGTCGGGAACGGTGTACCGGGCGAAGATGCCGAATGGCGAGGTCATCGCCGTGAAGAAGCTGTGGCAAGCGCCGGCGCAAAAGGAGACAGCCGCAGATCACGCGGCGAAGCAAATGGACACACAAGACGGCGGCGACGGCAACGAGAGGGTGCTCGCCGAGGTGGAGATGCTTGGGCACCTCCGCCACCGCAACATCGTTCGGCTGCTCGGGGTGTGCACAAACGGCGAGACGACGATGCTGCTCTACGAGTACATGCCCAATGGCAGCCTCGACGAGCTCCTGCACGGCGCCACCGCGGGAAAGACGCCGAAGGCGCGCCCGGAGTGGGACGCGCGGTACAGAATCGCCGTGGGCGTGGCGCAAGGCGTGAGCTACCTCCACCACGACTGCCTGCCCGCGGTGGCTCACCGCGACCTCAAGCCCAGCAACATCCTCCTCGACGCCGACATGGAGGCCCGCGTCGCCGACTTCGGCGTCGCCAAGGCTCTCCAGGACGCGGTGCCTATGTCCGTCGTCGCCGGCTCCTTCGGCTACATCGCACCAG AGTACACGTACACACTGCGCGTGGACGAGAAGAGCGACGTGTACAGCTACGGCGTGGTGCTGCTGGAGATTCTTACGGGGCGGAAGTCGGTGGAGGCGGAGTACGGGGAGGGCAGCAACATTGTGGACTGGGTGAGATCCAAGgtcgccggcggcggtggcggcttgcgcGACGTGATGGAGCACATCAGCAGCAACAGCGAGGCAGCGCGGGAGGAGATGGCGCTGGTGCTGCGGGTGGCGCTGCTGTGCACGAGCCGGTGCCCGCAGGACAGGCCGTCGATGAGGGACGTGCTGTCCATGCTGCAGGAGGCCAGGCCCAAGCCCAGCCGGAAACCGGCGGCGAAGAAGCTAGTGCCGTAG